A region of the Apium graveolens cultivar Ventura chromosome 6, ASM990537v1, whole genome shotgun sequence genome:
TGTCCTGTAAATTATGATTTTGTTCCATGGAATAATTGATGGCTGAGCATTGATGAGACCAGTGTCCTGAAGAATGTCAAAAACATACTTACGTTGGTTCAAGTAAATGCCCTTCGTGGATCTAGCAACTTCGATGCCTAGAAAGTATCGAAGAGGACCCAAGTCTTTGAGCTGAAATTTAGTGGCAAGATAAGTTTTGATGGTGGTAATAAGATCAACATTATTGCCTGTTACCAATATGTCATCGACGTAGACAAGTACAGCTACAAATTGACTGTGCAGATTGAGTGTAAACAAGCTGTTATCGGAGTGTGATTGAGTAAAGCCATAATCTTTCAAGGCAGATGAAAATTTGACAAACCAACATCGCGGGGCCTGTCGTAAACCATATAGAGATTTGCAAAGTTTGCATACAAAAGCAGAGGGATCAGTTATCTGAGATACAGATGAAACAGACGATAATTGCAGGTATCCTGGGGGTAATCGTATATAAATTTCTTCATGAATATCACCGTGAAGAAACACATTGTTGACATCCAACTGAGAAATAGACCAGTTTTGAGTAGCAGCAATGGCAATTAACACACGAACTGTGGTCATTTTGGccacaggagcaaaagtctcgAAAAAGTCAAGACCGTATGTTTGGGTGAACCCCTTGGCAACAAGGCGAGCCTTGTATCTATCAATGCAGCCATTGGGAAGATATTTAACTTTAAACAACCACTTGCAATCAACAATATGTTTATCTTTTGGTTTTGGTATAATTTGCCAAGTATGATTATTTTCTAAAGCATTCAGTTCAAGCTTCATGGCCTGAAGCCAATTAGCATCTGTAGAGGCTTGTTTATAGGTGTAGGGTACAGGAACATCTGCTGTAGCTATTAGAAAAGATTTATAGGAAGGAGAAAAACGATCATAAGAGATGTACTGATGCAAAGGATAAATACCTGAAGCCAAAGGCAGAGGAGAGGTGCAACTGGTGATCACATTCTTTGGAAGGCCTGTAAAGTCTTTGAATCTGCTTGGTGCCTTACGAGTTCGAGAGGGTTTCAGAACTGATGGAACAGGGTCTGATGAAGAATCAGTGGGCACAGATGGAGAAGAATTGTTTGATAGACTTTCAGACACAGACAAGAGAGGTGAAGAAGATGTCTCAGCATCTTTGTTAGCATCATGAGATATAGTACTGTGCGGTGAATTATATAGAGTAATATCTGGTGGAATATCAGGAGGAATAGGAAATTGTGATGAGGGTGCACTGAGAGTGTCAGTTTTAGGAGTATTGAAGGGAAACACATTTTCCACAAATGTAACATGTCTAGTCACATACTGTTTTCTGGTATCAAGGTCAACAACCTTGTAACCTTTTTGATTAAACGGATAACCAATGAACACACATTTCTGAGAGCGAGGAGCAAACTTATCAGTGTAGGCAAGTTCATTGGAAATAAAGCATAAACATCCAAATGGTTTCAGATGGTTATAGTCAGGTGTTTTGTGAAAGAGTAATTCATAAGGAAACTTATAGCCAAGCATTTTTGAGGGAAGAAGGTTGATAATGTGTGCAGCAGTGAGCACACAATCACCCCAGTACATGATGGGTAGATGGGACTGAAATTTTAATGCACGAGCTACTTTGAGTAAGTGTTGGTGTTTACGTTCAACAATTCCGTTTTGTTGAGGTGTTCGAGGACAACTTGTTTGGTGAATGATACCCAAAGAAGTTAAAAAAGATTGGACGCATTTGTTAAcaaattcagttccattgtcagaCCGAAGGACTTTGACGGTAGTATCAAATTGAGTTTTAACATACAACAAAATTATTGAATTAAACTGAACACCTGAGTTTTATCAGAAAAAAGGAAAAGCCAAGTGCATCGTGAAAAGTCTTCTACAATAGTTAAGAAATAATGACATTGTCCATGTGTGGGATATTTGTAAGGACCCCACACATCACAATGCACAAGATCGAATAAGGCCAGACTATGAGAAGTACTAGTAGAAAAAGAAAGTTTATTCTGCTTTGCAAGATGATAGATGTCACAATCATTCAATACATTGGATGGAATATTAGGTAAATCAGGAATGTGACTAAGAACAGTGAAAGATGGGTGTCCTAGTCTAGAATGCCAAAGCTTGTGTAATTCTACAGAGTGTTGTACTTGTACTGAATGAGTAGATAAACCAGATGTATAGTCAAACAGTTGAGGTTGAAGCTTGTACAGGCCATCCTTGAGATCACCAATCTGCTTCCTCATCCTCATAGCAAGGTCCTGAAAATTACACTCATTGGAAGTGAAGATAAGATTACAATGATTATCAGTTGTGAATTGAGCTACTGACAACAAATTGCACTGAAAGGTAGGAACATAAAGCACATGTTTAAGAACAATATCACTGGTGAGGTGTATTTCTCCGGAGTGAGTAACACTTGCTTTCTGGCCATTAGGAAGATGCAGTTCAGATTGCATAGGAGTAACATTTACCAAGAGTGTACAATCAAAAGTAATATGATGAGTTGCCCCAGAATCAATAATCCAGGAAGTGTCTCTAGTAAGTACACTAGTGTGATTAATAAGAGTGGAGGCATGTGATTGAAAACAAGTACCTGCCATATGAGTTACTGTATTAGTCTGAATCCACGGAGCATTGGAGGAAGATGCAGCCTCAGTTGTGGTCTTTAACTTTGCTTGTAGCATAGTAATGATTTTCTGATATTGTTTATCAGACAAATCAGGGGAATCAGCTGCAATAAGCATTGCCTTAGGTTTGGGAGTAGCTGTTCTCAATTTCGGCTTAGGTTGCCCATGTAAACGATGCCACATTTATCTTTTGTGTGCCCTGTTCTTTTACAGTGATCACAAGTCAGAGTAGAGTCAACAGTCCTTTTACTGAACTTTTGAGGACCTGCTTGATTAATTCTAACAGACAGTGCTGAATTATCACTCACGGGATTAGAAATATGAGTGAAGTTTCGTTGATTTTCTTCTTGAAGTAGCATTGAATAGGCATGAGCAACATCAGGTAATGGATTCATGAGAAGGATTTGACCTCTAGTGGAGGTGAATTGTTCATTTAAACCCATAAGAAATTGACTAAGCTTGATATGTTGTTCGTAAGCATCTAATTTCTGAGAACTATGACAGGCACAATTGCAATTCGCACAGATACATCTAGGAATAGGTGACAAACTGTCCAATTCATCAAGTAAACCACAAAATTGAGTAAAGTATGTGGTTATAGACTTTGTACCTTGAGAGAGAGACGCTAAATCTTTGCGTAACTGAAATAGACGTGGCACGTTAGTTTGTGCATACCTAGCAGCCAAATCAAGCCAAATCTGATGAGCAGTGTTCATATAAACAATGCTTTTGCGAATCTCAGATGACACAGAATTAAGTATCCATGATATAACCAGGTCATTGCTTCGTTTCCAAAGAGTTAATTGATGTAACTCAGTAGGTTGAGATAAGGAGCCATCAATGAAGCCAAGCTTCAATTTAGCAGAGAGAGCAATCTGAACAGATCGACTCCAATGATGATAGTTGTTTTTTGATAACAATTCAGTAACAAGTGATAGACCTGGATGATCTGCAGAACTAAGATAGTAAGGGTGATTGATATCGATCGTCGGAGAGAGGTCAGATGTATTTGATGCAGTCGCCATTGATGTAGATGCAGTTACAGCGCAAGCATACGATTTGCGCATATCAATTTAAGAGAGATCGAGAAATCGAAAgatagagaaagagagagagattTAGGAATCGcatggctctgataccatgtcaaATTCAGAGGTGAAATGTATGTGATGTGTAAATTGCAGAGAAGTAATGACGAAGATGATCTACATTGTATATCAGGAATGAATGTGTTGGTTACATTATAGATAACTCTACTCAGATTATATACATCACACAAGAAGCTTCTACACACTATAATTCTAACTAACTTGTAACAAACTGTGATGACAACTGTGATGTCACAATGATCTAGTCTCACTCTCTGTGTTTGCTATATTATTGTTGTGTTGGGAGGTCTGCTTATGATATATAACAACACATGTATGCTGTAGTATTCGGACCGTGCTATCAAAATTTTAGATCAGATTCCTCTTTTGTTTTTTTTCCTGAAATCAATTCCTCCTATGCttattatatataattaagaTATAATTAGGATGAATCACATCTGCAGGAACTCAACATTCAAAGACCGCCAACGCCTACCAGAGGCCGTCCACAGCCTAAGCTTGATCGGAATTCACTTGCATATATTTGAAGTCGATTAATTTTTTTTCAATAGTTTTTATGTGAAATGCTTTGTCCAGTAGTTGCATTACAGTTCGTCTTTGCTGTCAATCAGAAGAATTTATTGCCTTCGACTACATTGTAGACTTTGAGGGTAAAGTCAAGAGAATTGTATGTATACAGGTAGAGATATGTCGTAGGAAACCAGCAGTTAGCCATTAGAGGTGTCAGTTGTCACGTGTGGTTTGGTGACTGTTATTTGTTGTACTGCTTACAGAATATTACTTGCCAATTGATGGCTAGGGAAGTATAAGTTTAAATATGTTCTGCAGTTGAGGGGAGGGTAGCCCTTGAATTGTGTGTTGTAATGTATGTAGTGAttagtttaattttgtttttaatCTCATTTTTTGAAAAGATGGCTGTACAATTACTCGAAGATTATACTACGATAAGTATTACTTTGGAAAATGTATAACGGGCATCAACAGTTATGTGAATAATGTGTCTGGGTTTAGTCCTTGAATGATACACTTTGGTTGGAATGAAAAAAATTAGCGTTTATTGCGTATTGTAGTTGTATATAATTTATATACATGATGAAAGTATCTcatgaaaataaataataataataaagctTCTGGGCTTAATTCGCATAACGAATCACGTTAGCTAGAAAAAGTGTCCTGCCGTATTTAATTTACAAATACAATAATTGAGCAATTAATAATTCGAGAACCCCAAAAAACTACGTTATGAAAAAATTCACTCCCCAAAATCTCAGCATATCTGAATTTCAGTAGATGAGTATGATTAGACCATATATCTGGCGTATTATGAACAAAGTCGAAAACTTAATCAGTTGCATCTTACGACTTACATTATAATCCCGAATAAAATTTTAGGACTGTCATACACAATTTAGTGTGGAAGCTTCGTGTTCTCAATTTCACCAACACTACCACGATCATCCACCAACTGAGAAAGATAGGATAAATGCTTATATTAATTTGATGTGATGTTTCTTTTGTCATTGGTGttatatttcaaattaataatgcATTATGAATGTACGGATATTCATTTATTTATTGCTAAATGAATTGTGATATTGTAGACAGCATATACTATAATATTACACTGTCATTAGTATCTTTTACTTTGGGGGTTCTTAATAGTATTAAACAGTCCATAGGATAGGTATATAAAAGAAGTAGCTCACACTTTTTGAAATACTGCGGAAAAAAGAAAGTTTAAATTAATAGAGAAACAATAGTCTTTCAAATAGATTATCATTTCCATTTTAAGATGTCCACAAAAGTGAACATAGCATTCATTGGATTctgtaaatattatttttaagaCAATACAATTAACAGATAAAATAGTAGTAGTCAACTTTTGTATCTCAGTAATCCAAAGAAATTTTAAGAGAATAAAAAAAAGAACTCTAATAACAGAGAGGAACAATCAAGTATTCATTAGAAGAGCAAAGAACAAACCAATTCTATGAACATGATAAAGCATACCAATGTTTTTTTGATCAAGAAAAATTAGATAACAATTCTGTGTAAATAATGTTAAATTTACTGAATTTGCACAGTAAGTGGTATAAAAACTGTTTCTGtcattaaaattatatattaatttttcaatttcCCGGTCTTCCTATAAATTTACGAATACATAATTTAATACTTGTTTCTCACTTTCCCGATCTTCCTATAAATTTACCAATGCATAACTTATTACTTAAAAAGTTGCCCTACTGCATGCAATTGTATAATACAAAATGCTTTGATTGTGATACCAGTTTTGTAATACTAAGAAAGACGAGGATATATACAGTAGTCGAAATAATTCATTCATGAGCCAAGGAATAAACTTTTGTGGAGAGAAAAGGTATAGCATGATTACATGAGATCAAATCTAACAAGTTAATGCTTGAACAATTGAGTGCATTATTAGGTGTATACATATTTCTGCATAGTATTTAAAGGCTAGggttaaatttttttaaaaaaacaaagcATTACATCTCCTGCAAAGGGTTGGAAGCTAGCTCCTCACCAGTTTTTTTAAGATGAAAAAAAACAAGGAAAAAGGAGGATACTGTCCCCAGTTGTACCTCAAACAGCATCATGGGGCAAGGACTCAACACTGATGGGTCGGACCCATCACCAAAGACATTGCCCAGCAATTTTGAATCATAGCCTAGCTCCATTTCTCTTTGCCTCTCACTCTCATAGCCTACTCTCATCATTAAGCTAAAAAAATTCCATTTCTTCTGCATATTACTAATAACTACTCCCGCTATCCAAACCATTTCTTTACGGGTTTCCTGTTTGGGACGTACCATCCAATattttacatttcaaaacttaacAAAAATAGTAGTTAATTGGTCTTAACACTTTCCCACTTTTCCTCCTTTTTCACATGACTTTTACTTCACTAACTCccttttatatattaaaaattaatgaGTACCACCATTTCACcaacttttctttctctttttcactatTTTATACATATTTTCTTAACATGTAAAAAATTGACGGAGTATTAAAGACGCCCGCTTGGGAACCGGCATGTAAATTTCTTATGAGCTTTTTTGGTTCATTCCAAGAAAGCCCCTTCACTAGTGTTTCTCCACTCAAATTATAACTTATAGTTgaatttattatatatatgttgAAAGTTAGTAATAACTTAcattttttcaatttattttaattttcaatttttattattttgattttaagATTAATATAGGTTTTAATGCTTTCTGAttgaaaaatcatatattaagataattatatataatgatgatttattttaatttattcaagtTAAAAATTTCCGACATATAATTTCAAATACTCTTATAAGTACTCTCGGTTCCTATTTAATTACATGCCCATTTTAATTTTCAAGGAGTTAAATTgatcaatttttaatttaatatttgaATTTGCAGATCagttatttctaaaaatttaaaaGTTGTATTTTAAGTTATTTATCACTTATTTAGcattatttattttaaatggAAAGTCCCATTTTCCAACTGGACATAATCTGTTCAAGTTTACTATATCAACTAACCATATCTGCCTAGTAATTAGTGCACAAAACCTTTTGATAGTACGTGATTAGATAAAGATTATTACGGTAAGTATAACGTTATATAAATCATGATATGTTGCATGTGTATATATACACTACTGGTGCatcctgattgtggtcttctaGCTTTTCCCCAATCGGTCCATTGATTGGCCATCTGAGTAGTACTAATTTATATTCTACCGACACAGCGAGGCCAAAAAATTTAGTGTAATTATCTTCCAGCTGCTAAACGCGTTTTGCTAACCAAGACAAACTAAGTAAATCGACTTGGGCAATTTTCCGGGGACCCTGCAGGGTATATAAACTTTCTATATGCGAGCATAGAGTTGATGCAAATCAAATTAATTTGTTGGCACTTGTGTTCGAAAATGTTGACCAAAAAACTATAACAATCACGCAAGTACCTTCACAGTGGTTGGCAAGGAACTTATTATCAACAAGATGTAATACCAAAGGCAGCATGTGGGAAGAATCAGAAATATTTTGTCACTCAATGCATGTACATGTGCAGTCAAAGTTTGTTTTTAAGCTTATATTTTTCCCAACAGGCTCTTTAAGGATATCTATGATCTTTCGCCTCCTTTTAGCCATGTATAGTATAAACCTCGAAAAGCCAGTAAGACAAACACATCATCCATGATATTCCGCCTGATCAAAATCACCCTTAGTTCCAAACCATTTTAGATTAATGATGGCTTCTCACATAATTAGTTTATATGTAGCTAGAGATTAATGTATATGCATTATGATGGTTGTAATCTTAATTAGTTAGTACCAGTGAACCCATATTATTGATCTGGAGAGCAAGAATTCAGAGCACACACATGTGCGTGTAAGGTTAAATTTTCATATGATCAAGCtgacaattttttttaataaacaCATCAATATTGCTAATAGAGTCTGACCTACTCATTTCCAACTATAAGTTAATTTATATGTGTTTACAAGTTCCATAGACCATGCCTATGCTAATTAATCAGGTGTGAGTTATTTTTCCATCTCATTGAGTGGGTGTATCAGAAGAGCCAGTATGATGCAACTGAAAATCATTGTAAATGTTTTTAATAAGGATACCCTACTTATGGGACAATCTATAAAGTTGTAAAAGATAGTGGTTATATATATTGTGTCATTTAAAGGGGAGAAAAATTGAAAACAAATACtgctaaaaaaataaaaaagagagCAAGGAACAAAAGCACTTACAGGCAGGGCCCATGAAATGAAATGGCTCAAAGTATAGACTCAAGATGTGATATTCATGTTTCTCCATGCACTGCACCAAGTCTTCaacatttcatcttttaattcttTCACCCTTCTTCACTGCCTCCTTATTTATTTGCCCTATTTTCAAAATCGAATTTTATTAATTCTTGAAAAAGAATATTTAATTATGTCAATTGAAATAAAACCTAAAGATTTCGGGGAAGGATCATCCTCAACACGATCGGAACAACAGAATCAGCAACTGGTATCAGCTCCAGCTCCTTTGAGTCGATACGAGTCGCAAAAGCGTCGAGATTGGAATACTTTTGGGCAGTACTTGAAGAATCAAAGGCCACCAGTATCACTATCACACTGTAATTGCAACCACGTACTCGAGTTCCTTAGGTACTTAGATCAGTTTGGAAAGACAAAGGTTCACTTACTAGGGTGTGTCTTTTATGGACAACCAGAGCCTCCAGCTCCTTGTACTTGTCCTCTTAGGCAAGCTTGGGGAAGCCTTGATGCACTGATTGGAAGGCTCAGAGCTGCCTATGAAGAGAACGGAGGATCACCTGAGAATAACCCATTTGGGAATGGAGCTATTCGGGTTTATTTACGCGAAGTCAAGGATTGTCAAGCTAAAGCTAGAGGGATTCCAtacaagaagaagaagaagaggaagctTCCAAGCAAAACAACTGAACAACAAGTTAAGTTTTCCAAGCAATCCACTTAAAAATTAGCTATTCCCCGTCAGCTTCATTTCTTCCAAACAATCATGGTAATATTTTTACGGTTTCCCATCAATAAATGCTCTTTAATTTCTATTTTATGATGAATAATTTACAAAATATGCAGTGGTGATTCTTTTGTGATTCAAAACCCTAATACAGTATACCCTACTGGTTAACTGACTGATAAGTACTACACATTTTGATTTGTGAAATAATAGACATTAGTGTTCAAATGCAGTAAATAAAACAAATTCCcctaattataaaaaaaaaatcagtttcCCACTATATCATAGATCATAATTATTTCTATTCTACTTTCCAGTACTCTCTCTCATATCATGCAAAATACTATTTATTGTATGGTAAGAACGTGGCTAATCAGGAAAATGAGTAGTTTTTGATTAGATATTTACTTTTGTATTATTTTGGCACTATAAGGAATGAGGATTCACCATGAGCTTCTGCCCCCTACGGATTGGTCATTTTTCTGACAGAAAATGTGTGATACTGCAACGTTTTAATTAGATCCCAAAATACACGCGTTAATTTTATATCATTCAGTTAAACAATCAATTTGTCCTCAAGTACTCCCCGTAAACggtgtttttaaattttaattaaataatcaatttgTCCAGGACTATTTATAAACAGTGGTTATAATAAGTAACCAGAGTCTTCTTCTTTTATACCAGGGATCgggtatatatgtatatatagatagatatagCTCACTAATATACCAAATTTATCTCCTCTCTTTtagttattaaattttatttatcttttGGCTTTCGTCTCTTAAGATTATAAATTTTAGTAATATATACACCAGGAGATTAAAATCTCACATTTTTCAGTTGCACAGAGCTGTTTAGGATTCAAATTaggaaattaattaataatcttATTAAGCTAAAACTAGACCCTGATATTTTGATTTCATTATTTTTTGGTTTTACCTTGATTTCACCTGTTTTTAAATTACATTATGATTTTATTTCACTAAAATTGATTTTACCCCTTTTTGAATTATGTTATAACactaaatatatattattttcgTTATTTTGGATCAAAAATGACTTATAATTTTATATGCATTATTTTCACTCTTTTTGACTCTCATCTGTccttatattaatattttttttaaaattgaaaaattctATCTTAATTACTTCAATCATATTATAACTCTAATTTTTTTACCACGATTATtgttttataatataaaatttgttAACTAAATAATTCTATGTTTTGAAAAAACAATGCGAACTCTTTTACCTAATGAGAAATGCTAACAATCATAATACACAATAAAATTAATTTACGACAAAATTTTAACTCATTGTAAGAATTACTATAAAAACATCAGAGTCTAATTTTTTTCAAGTAAATTTAGAGTATTTTTTTGACAAATAAAATGAAAAAATTCATTAAAACATTTAATCTCAGTCGTGACAAACTCCCGAACTGTCAACTATAACGTGATTGTGAAACAAAAATCGAGCTAAACAAATATCTGTTTTGTTTTCAGATTGTTTAACAGataaaatattcaaatttttTAATCTAAAAAGTATTATAATGACATCTCGATAATCCAACTTACATCAATTTCGAAACTAGTCGTAACACAATTGAGATTCACATAAGTACcatccactacaagaaaaatggtTAAATTCCACCAACTAAAATCGGTGAAATTTAACTAAAATGTTACTTTTAATTAAATTCCACCAAAAATTGATTGTCGCTTATAATATGGTGGAGTTTATAATTTCCGGTCGCTTTTAACTAAAAGCCACTACAATGTTAGTCGCTTTTATTAAACCTTTCATTTCAAAATACAATTTGAAATTTGGTGAAATTTTAAAAATGTTGCCCTATCAAATTAAATTCTACAAATTTCGGTTGATTTTTAAATTCAACTGGTCGGTGGAATTTGACATGCAATGTCACAAAAAATAGAATGCAAATGCCTGTAATCATCTACTAAACTATATATATTACTACAGTATATTTATTATTAATAGATGCTACTCAAATATACAAAGTTTGACCGAATCAAATGACATCAAAATTAAATTAAGATGCTCACATATAAAAAAAATTCTCGCTGATCGAATTAAGGTTTCTTTAAATTATGACAAATAAAGAATAACATATTTAAATTAATACAAAACTACAAAAATGAAAGTTTCATTTATGTGCTTGTGGTCATCGAAATCAAGCTTTTTTAAAATTAAAGGCGGCCCCGAGACTTTCTtgaatttctttttcttcttaGCATTTCTTTTTCTTGCATTGAAGTCATTTATAAAATTATGTATGGATGTATGTGTATTTACATATTAGTAATCGGGGTCATAGTTGTGAAAATGTTATGCGAATAAACTAAGAGAGGAAATTGGATTGGTGAGCAGAGGGATTTAGATATGGGAAGCGCGATAAGATGAGAGTGGAAAAATATTATGATAGACTAGTTAAAAGAGAGGGAGGGACTATGTAAATGCTGTGTATGTCTCGTTTGCTCAAATCACAACTCTTCACATGTGAatttattattttcaaattttaacatAGATACAAAATCGACCGAAATTGGTCATTTTTATAGTTTCAAATTTTAGATACCTTTTTGCGGGAATTTTCCAACCCATTTTACGGTACATAAAATCGACCGGTTAACAGTTCaatcattttaattattaaatttcaCTGAATCCGGTCACTTTTATTCACTGGTCAAACTAATATTTAATTGACCTTAAATTCGACAAAATACGGTGGAATTTAATATGGACACTTTTATTTGATGGAATTTAATTTTTTCTGTTTTAGTAATCTGTAACTCAATCTTCAGAATTATCAATTATATCAACCAATATTAGAGTAACAAATACCCCTAAATACCTGTGTATGTCTCGTTTTGAAAGTCGACTCTCAAAATCCCAACCGGAGAGAATTTGTAATATAAATTTAGAGTATTTTTTGGGATGTTTATGGGCTTTATTCAACTGAAGTTCTTAGCTACATTTTTTTATTTGCGTTTAAAAGAATTGTTTGATCAGTCACTTGGAATCTTCAATTCCTCTCAACTTGTAATTATCACCTAGGCCGTAATCGATTTGAGTCAAGTAGAGTAGTATTAGAAGCTATTGTACACTAAAATTCAAATCTTTTAATACTCAAATATGCATCCTATAATTGATTTAATATCCATTGATTTAACCATGTTTAGATATTTAGTGgacaaattttatattatttattaagactacaattttatatgtattattttatttttaattttttcagcatatattacaattatatatatatattcttttaaataaatatttaaaatatcaaaattttAATATCCGACCTTAATTAATAAGAGGAAAAGGAATATCAGATTAACCACGACTACCTTTATATCCTTCTATGCTAAAACAAATTTTCATACGTCAGGCTCCATTTTTACTTCTCTCATGATATCAATATCATGTCTTCCTTTTGTATGTTTACAATTCTTTTATCTCCATTATAATCAAGTGCATTCAAAATCTATATGATATCCATCAAAGAGATTTCGTCATCTTATAATTAATAGTAAATTTTTTTACATAAATGATGTGTATATACATTAAGTCATGTATACTTGTACAAGGAGAGACTAGAGTCTACTAAAATGATATATATGCATCATGTTTTAATATACTAGTAATAATGGTAACTATAAAACAGCTACTAAATTAGCGAGCAAGAGTGGAGGGAGATATGAGCATAGAAAAAACTGCTCGGTGCAAAATTTTCATTCACAGATGCAATCTATTTATAGTAAAACAAAGGGAGCAAGTATTAAATGTAAGGTAACAATTT
Encoded here:
- the LOC141664000 gene encoding protein LIGHT-DEPENDENT SHORT HYPOCOTYLS 10-like, which produces MFLHALHQVFNISSFNSFTLLHCLLIYLPYFQNRILLILEKEYLIMSIEIKPKDFGEGSSSTRSEQQNQQLVSAPAPLSRYESQKRRDWNTFGQYLKNQRPPVSLSHCNCNHVLEFLRYLDQFGKTKVHLLGCVFYGQPEPPAPCTCPLRQAWGSLDALIGRLRAAYEENGGSPENNPFGNGAIRVYLREVKDCQAKARGIPYKKKKKRKLPSKTTEQQVKFSKQST